In Phacochoerus africanus isolate WHEZ1 chromosome 2, ROS_Pafr_v1, whole genome shotgun sequence, one DNA window encodes the following:
- the LOC125121351 gene encoding olfactory receptor 1L3-like encodes MERVNQTSSVSEFILLGLSSRPEDQKPLFALFFIMYVVTLVGNLLIILAIHSDTQLQTPMYFFLSILSFIDVCYTTTIVPKMLVNFLSKKKSISYAECMTQMYFFLAFANTESYLLATMAIDRYVAICDPFHYVTVMSHRRCVLLVAFSCSISHLHSLLLVLLINRLLFCDSNVIQHFLCDINPLLKLSCSSTFVNEIVLLTEGLTTLVTPFICVIISYLRILTAVLRIPSAAGKHKAFSTCGSHLTMVTLFYGSIIYVYFRPLSTYTIQDRVATVIYTVLSSMLNPFIYSLRNKDMKRGLGKLMSRRVS; translated from the exons ATGGAGAGAGTCAACCAAACCAGCAGTGTCTCCGAGTTCATCCTCCTGGGACTCTCCTCCCGGCCTGAGGACCAGAAGCCACTCTTTGCCCTGTTCTTCATCATGTACGTGGTCACCTTGGTGGGAAACCTGCTTATCATCCTGGCCATCCACTCTGACACCCAGCTCCAGacacccatgtattttttccttagcATTTTATCCTTTATTGATGTTTGCTATACAACCACCATCGTCCCCAAGATGCTGGTGAACTTCCTGTCAAAGAAGAAGTCCATTTCCTATGCTGAGTGTATGACccagatgtatttcttcttggccTTTGCCAACACAGAAAGTTACCTCCTGGCAACCATGGCTattgaccgctatgtggccatctgtgaCCCTTTCCACTATGTCACTGTCATGAGCCATCGCCGTTGTGTCCTGCTGGTGGCCTTCTCCTGCTCCATCTCTCACCTCCATTCCCTCTTACTGGTTCTCTTGATAAACCGTCTTCTCTTTTGTGACTCCAATGTCATCCAACACTTCCTCTGTGACATCAACCCTCTGCTGAAATTGTCCTGCTCCTCCACTTTTGTCAATGAAATTGTCCTGCT CACAGAAGGACTGACAACCTTGGTGACCCCCTTTATATGTGTGATCATCTCTTACCTACGGATTCTTACTGCTGTTCTTAGGATCCCTTCAGCAGCTGGGAAGCATAAAGCTTTCTCTACTTGTGGCTCCCACCTCACCATGGTGACACTCTTTTATGGAAgcattatttatgtttatttccgGCCCCTGTCCACCTACACCATCCAGGACCGGGTGGCAACGGTCATCTACACAGTTTTGTCCTCCATGCTAAACCCTTTTatctacagcctgagaaacaaAGACATGAAGCGGGGCCTGGGAAAGCTGATGAGCAGGAGGGTGTCTTAG